In Paenibacillus algicola, a genomic segment contains:
- a CDS encoding glycoside hydrolase family 88 protein — MNQTVWFDQAWAQTVEKVNRTSKRIGVSYPHLSIDGTYDNNKSFWTKGFWPGMLWQIYKETKDERLKAIAIAIEDQLDEVLNGFYVLHHDVGFVWSLTSVAQYKLLNHEPSKRRALTAASHLAGRFNLKGGFIRAWNDQQGGGIDNRGWVIIDCMMNLPILYWASEETGDPRFKHIAIAHADTVLREHIREDGSVHHIVCFDPVTGERVGAMGGQGYSTDSAWSRGASWAIHGFALSYRYTGEQRYLQAAKKAAHYFIACLPEDHIPYWDLRAPLEENMPRDTTAAACAASGLIEISRSVPEQEKTFYLEWAKRIVKSLYENYGAWDMEEEALLVKGTSHYPAGIGINTPIIYGDYFFVEALSKLKGNTELFW, encoded by the coding sequence ATGAATCAAACAGTTTGGTTCGATCAAGCTTGGGCCCAGACAGTGGAAAAGGTGAACAGGACAAGTAAGCGAATAGGGGTATCCTATCCGCATCTCTCTATTGACGGAACTTATGATAACAATAAGAGCTTCTGGACCAAAGGCTTCTGGCCCGGTATGTTATGGCAGATTTATAAAGAGACGAAGGATGAGCGACTGAAAGCAATTGCAATTGCAATAGAAGATCAGCTTGACGAAGTATTAAACGGATTCTACGTCCTGCACCATGATGTAGGTTTTGTATGGAGTTTAACTTCAGTGGCGCAGTATAAACTGTTGAATCATGAACCCTCCAAGCGAAGAGCACTTACCGCTGCAAGTCATCTCGCGGGGCGTTTTAATCTGAAAGGTGGCTTCATTCGAGCATGGAATGACCAGCAAGGTGGTGGTATTGACAACCGGGGATGGGTCATTATTGATTGTATGATGAATCTTCCAATCCTCTATTGGGCATCGGAAGAAACAGGTGATCCGAGGTTCAAGCATATTGCGATCGCTCATGCAGACACCGTGCTGAGGGAGCATATTCGTGAGGACGGCTCCGTTCACCACATCGTATGCTTTGATCCAGTCACCGGGGAGAGAGTAGGAGCGATGGGGGGACAGGGCTATTCAACTGATTCAGCGTGGTCGAGAGGAGCGTCATGGGCGATTCACGGATTCGCTTTGTCTTACCGGTACACAGGTGAGCAAAGATATCTGCAGGCTGCGAAGAAAGCTGCGCATTATTTTATTGCCTGTTTGCCTGAGGACCATATTCCTTACTGGGATTTACGCGCGCCGCTTGAAGAGAATATGCCGAGAGATACTACAGCTGCAGCTTGTGCGGCCAGCGGATTGATTGAAATTAGCAGATCTGTGCCCGAGCAGGAGAAGACTTTCTATCTCGAATGGGCGAAGCGAATTGTGAAGTCGCTCTATGAGAATTATGGAGCCTGGGATATGGAAGAGGAGGCGTTGCTAGTTAAGGGCACATCCCATTACCCTGCTGGAATTGGTATCAATACGCCGATTATTTACGGAGACTACTTCTTTGTGGAGGCATTATCAAAGCTTAAGGGGAACACTGAGCTGTTCTGGTAA
- a CDS encoding alginate lyase family protein, which yields MYTMRSLRRKGLNLMVGFMIIASLSLVACSGLVEAAVYTGEKPNRTVQFTVSELLEQNTVLYAPLDKVLEGFGYTSSLDEKSKKVSITAGRKSIEMKLGEPFGYLNSLEISLQKPALTVDGVVYVPLTFFSDILNLEVNVKDPIINISEQKEKNISRTGKLIYYNEALMDKSRENLLRGVKSYVAAFDKIQTDAEKFMNAPLNPVTKKTLLPPSKDKHDYISTAPYFWPDPAKPDGLPWIPKDGQVNPASRGDDTDFTRTSEMFHGIGNLTLSYYFTEDPKYLDKAYEVIKVWFINEETKMNPHIKYGQSVPGGVDGRPLGVIEWTSIVDIVTAMQMLEKQDMISKDDVDAVIDWFTAYASWLTRSDMGIQEKQQHNNHGSVYDYQLAGILLYLNNYKDAVQLFEEAKVERIEDYIEPDGSLPYELRRTKSVNYQNTCLWPLIQVAEIAERFTEVDLWNYTSDKGVSLGKAFENLAPYAKSEKEWKWEQIQDSAEIKMATMIRPLFLKTSNIFHYPIDGILDQSIMVSAEDILKYNIQGNDKGILSATFILQPTAEESTIRINWMVQKTGVTKYVLYRKDSEDEMYSELIKINSSNLKQYVDKKDLEYGKTYYYKIQALDEHDVIIDELESNEIKFSSKWIDLKGKLVNALAGEKITINLYKCEKIPYFIFNTIKGKDIEFLIKTDSEIAGAGVSWVINGTSIEKSITADILFDVTNKFSLVPNENMTKLPKGAKTYMKLGRVHTSPFGFQAKLHVNVGAKYANDVAKLYAFGAQGVVEVHSGVEISQDGSVVFDNISTPDYVIAIYGADTTAPVTTDNVPAGWSNTDVTVKLIATDEETGIATTYYSINGSEPSTGSTISFESEGVHILQYWSVDHAGNQEDVKTTLIRIDKTAPTLEIVLSKKVLWPPNHRMLPVKATISAQDSLSDVNVVLQSITSNEPDDGLGDGDRQNDIQEAEWNTYDLEFMLRAERSGTGTGRTYTVTYLATDEAGNQATASVEVRVPHSVSIEKK from the coding sequence ATGTATACGATGAGGAGCCTAAGAAGAAAGGGGTTAAATTTAATGGTAGGATTTATGATTATCGCTAGTTTGTCACTGGTAGCGTGTTCGGGCTTAGTGGAAGCTGCAGTATATACAGGAGAAAAGCCGAACCGCACAGTACAATTTACTGTAAGTGAACTCTTAGAGCAAAATACAGTATTATATGCACCGCTTGATAAGGTGCTCGAAGGTTTTGGATATACCTCAAGTCTAGATGAAAAATCCAAAAAAGTTAGTATCACTGCTGGTCGGAAAAGTATAGAGATGAAGCTCGGAGAGCCATTTGGATATTTAAACAGTCTGGAAATCTCTCTCCAGAAGCCAGCCCTAACAGTTGATGGTGTTGTATATGTACCTCTTACATTTTTCTCTGACATTTTGAATCTTGAGGTAAATGTAAAAGATCCAATAATTAATATTTCTGAGCAAAAAGAAAAAAATATAAGCAGGACAGGTAAGCTCATTTACTATAACGAAGCTTTGATGGATAAATCAAGAGAAAATTTACTCAGAGGTGTAAAGTCTTACGTTGCCGCATTTGACAAAATTCAAACCGATGCTGAAAAATTTATGAATGCACCCCTTAACCCAGTAACTAAGAAAACTCTATTACCGCCAAGCAAGGATAAGCATGATTATATCAGTACCGCGCCATACTTCTGGCCAGATCCAGCGAAGCCTGATGGACTCCCATGGATACCCAAAGATGGTCAGGTGAATCCTGCTTCAAGAGGAGATGATACAGACTTTACTCGTACAAGCGAAATGTTTCATGGCATTGGAAATTTAACTCTTAGCTATTATTTTACAGAGGATCCTAAGTACCTTGATAAAGCTTATGAGGTCATTAAGGTATGGTTTATAAATGAAGAAACAAAAATGAATCCACACATAAAGTATGGTCAGAGTGTCCCCGGAGGTGTAGATGGAAGACCTCTGGGTGTAATTGAATGGACCTCTATTGTTGATATTGTTACTGCAATGCAGATGCTTGAAAAGCAGGACATGATATCTAAGGATGATGTTGATGCAGTGATAGACTGGTTTACAGCGTATGCATCCTGGCTCACAAGAAGCGATATGGGAATTCAAGAAAAGCAACAGCATAATAATCATGGCTCTGTTTATGATTATCAGTTAGCGGGAATTTTATTGTATTTAAACAACTATAAGGATGCGGTTCAACTATTCGAAGAGGCTAAGGTCGAAAGAATTGAGGATTATATTGAGCCAGACGGAAGCCTGCCATATGAACTTAGGAGAACCAAGTCAGTTAATTACCAAAACACTTGCTTGTGGCCATTGATACAAGTTGCTGAGATCGCAGAACGTTTTACAGAGGTAGATCTTTGGAATTATACATCAGACAAAGGAGTGTCTTTAGGCAAAGCTTTCGAAAATCTTGCTCCATATGCAAAGAGTGAAAAAGAGTGGAAATGGGAGCAAATTCAGGATTCAGCAGAAATTAAAATGGCCACAATGATAAGACCTCTTTTCCTTAAAACAAGTAACATATTTCATTATCCTATTGATGGCATACTAGATCAGTCTATTATGGTATCAGCTGAGGATATTTTAAAATACAACATTCAGGGAAATGATAAAGGGATCCTCTCCGCTACGTTTATTCTTCAACCTACAGCAGAGGAGTCGACCATAAGAATAAACTGGATGGTTCAGAAAACAGGAGTTACAAAATATGTACTCTACCGAAAAGATTCTGAAGATGAAATGTATTCAGAATTGATAAAAATTAATTCTTCAAATTTAAAACAATATGTAGACAAAAAGGATCTTGAATATGGAAAAACATATTATTATAAGATTCAGGCATTAGATGAACACGATGTTATTATTGATGAGCTTGAGTCAAATGAAATCAAGTTCTCAAGTAAATGGATTGATTTGAAAGGAAAATTGGTTAATGCACTTGCTGGTGAGAAAATTACAATAAATCTTTATAAATGCGAAAAAATACCTTACTTCATTTTTAATACCATTAAAGGAAAGGATATTGAATTTTTGATCAAGACAGATAGTGAGATTGCAGGAGCTGGTGTTTCATGGGTTATAAATGGCACTTCAATAGAAAAATCTATTACAGCAGACATACTTTTTGATGTAACCAATAAGTTTTCTCTTGTTCCTAATGAAAACATGACAAAGCTCCCAAAAGGTGCAAAAACATATATGAAGCTTGGTAGAGTTCATACTTCACCATTCGGTTTTCAAGCGAAACTCCATGTAAATGTTGGTGCGAAATATGCGAATGATGTGGCTAAATTATATGCTTTTGGAGCCCAGGGAGTAGTTGAAGTGCATTCTGGTGTCGAGATTAGCCAAGATGGCAGCGTCGTATTTGATAATATAAGTACACCAGATTATGTTATTGCAATTTATGGTGCGGATACTACCGCGCCGGTTACGACGGATAATGTACCAGCGGGCTGGTCTAACACTGATGTGACGGTAAAGCTGATCGCAACAGATGAGGAGACCGGTATTGCAACAACGTATTATTCTATTAATGGAAGCGAACCGTCAACAGGCTCGACGATATCATTTGAAAGCGAAGGAGTTCATATCTTGCAATATTGGAGCGTCGATCACGCAGGTAATCAGGAAGATGTGAAAACTACGCTTATTCGAATCGATAAAACAGCCCCGACGTTAGAGATTGTTTTATCCAAAAAGGTGCTGTGGCCGCCGAACCATCGTATGCTTCCAGTAAAAGCTACCATTAGTGCACAGGACTCGCTTTCAGACGTGAACGTCGTCCTCCAATCCATTACCAGTAATGAGCCAGACGATGGTTTGGGCGACGGGGATAGGCAGAACGATATTCAAGAAGCAGAATGGAATACGTATGATCTTGAGTTCATGCTCCGTGCGGAACGGTCGGGCACAGGAACAGGCAGAACCTACACGGTTACTTATCTTGCCACCGATGAGGCTGGTAACCAAGCCACTGCTTCGGTAGAGGTGAGAGTTCCTCATTCGGTATCTATTGAGAAGAAATAA
- a CDS encoding sulfatase family protein produces the protein MTKHDSRPNLLFVFSDQHRWCDIGCYGNDQVITPNLDAFSKKATQVENCIANCPVCVPSRGIMLTGMYPLQHGAAGNDLPMYDNVETMGNVLLNHGYTTGYIGKWHLAGIPRDQFIPAGTRRFGFQEWKVANCTHNYLNAYYDDEENKRHPIQGYDAIEQTNLALDFIERHHDKSWGLVLSWGPPHDPYHAVPKSFLDKYEQTEIRMRPNVTDQSVQIKDKLYLSKKQIKENIKGYYAHISALDEQFGRLIRKLEHTGQLSNTIIVYTSDHGDMLGSQGMTNKQLPYEESIKVPLLVYWQGKTIPMKREELIGLVDLPVSILGMMGLEFKDSTVVGQDLHGLFIDPNAKGRDYCYIFELTACHQATNRGTLEWRGIRTDRYTFAKHVYDPAGWLLFDNIADPYQLNNVVNEPALIEIRDELEAKLKQEVTIHDYMLPWKEIVGRVGLKERWEESELYFQAIQMNKSLMPPIVKTQ, from the coding sequence TTGACAAAACATGACAGTCGTCCCAATTTGTTGTTTGTATTTTCTGATCAACACCGATGGTGTGATATAGGCTGTTACGGAAACGATCAAGTGATAACACCTAATTTAGATGCGTTCTCAAAAAAGGCAACACAAGTGGAAAACTGTATTGCTAATTGTCCTGTTTGTGTACCTTCAAGAGGTATAATGCTGACAGGAATGTATCCACTTCAGCACGGTGCTGCTGGAAATGACTTGCCGATGTATGACAATGTGGAAACGATGGGGAATGTCTTGTTGAACCATGGATATACGACAGGATATATTGGGAAGTGGCATTTAGCAGGCATTCCACGAGATCAGTTCATTCCAGCAGGCACACGACGGTTTGGATTTCAAGAATGGAAGGTTGCAAACTGTACGCATAATTATTTGAATGCTTATTACGATGACGAGGAAAATAAGCGCCATCCGATTCAAGGATACGATGCGATCGAACAGACAAACCTCGCTCTTGATTTTATTGAGCGACATCATGACAAGTCGTGGGGGTTGGTTCTGTCTTGGGGACCCCCACATGATCCATATCACGCAGTTCCAAAATCATTTTTGGATAAATATGAACAAACTGAAATTAGAATGCGACCGAATGTAACCGATCAATCCGTCCAAATTAAAGATAAATTGTACTTGAGTAAAAAACAAATAAAGGAAAATATTAAGGGGTATTATGCTCATATTTCCGCACTTGACGAGCAGTTTGGTCGTCTGATTCGTAAACTGGAGCATACTGGCCAACTTAGCAATACCATTATTGTGTATACGAGTGATCACGGCGATATGTTGGGCAGCCAAGGGATGACAAATAAACAACTACCATATGAAGAATCGATCAAAGTACCGCTGCTTGTTTACTGGCAAGGGAAAACTATTCCAATGAAACGTGAAGAATTGATAGGATTAGTTGATCTTCCTGTTAGTATACTGGGAATGATGGGTTTAGAATTTAAGGACAGTACTGTTGTAGGTCAAGACTTACATGGATTGTTTATAGACCCTAATGCAAAAGGACGGGATTATTGTTATATATTTGAGCTTACGGCATGTCACCAAGCGACAAACCGCGGAACGCTTGAATGGAGAGGGATACGAACTGATCGATACACCTTTGCAAAACATGTTTATGATCCTGCAGGCTGGTTGCTGTTCGATAACATCGCGGACCCTTACCAGTTAAACAACGTTGTGAACGAACCGGCACTGATAGAGATTCGAGATGAATTGGAGGCTAAGCTTAAACAGGAAGTTACCATTCATGATTATATGCTACCGTGGAAAGAAATAGTCGGTAGAGTGGGCTTGAAAGAAAGATGGGAAGAAAGTGAATTGTATTTTCAAGCGATACAGATGAATAAAAGTCTAATGCCCCCCATTGTCAAAACACAATAA